The Clupea harengus chromosome 6, Ch_v2.0.2, whole genome shotgun sequence genome contains a region encoding:
- the cenpt gene encoding centromere protein T isoform X3, producing MDSLEDVSARLILRNVLQTEEAKTPVNQRLTRSQAQSAKTNRMSTRKMGRASGGGTPLVALRHKLKQQLREGASSSSARRSKLKEASPKKPPLPLLDDPGATPRVLLRGIMQTQAEKPMVSNQPSAKKLKTSHGPATEEVKLPPTETSLYDDTQRDPEAQSELDLSNVTLEVMQPVTKGLSRKRDPPPMSVSCFERQLEHLTEEAEAEAEPDVLQDSSASNSSLSLTLKTPAILASSKRSQFQRKPTNLKLVTEEVFDEALQVRLQKYSEPSESLASRMEGDSSWQGFTLGLSDVTVPDLTTDIIMSNTALYPRPETADNVKELQANPSQKEEFKDLNQRTGIREVSSTHPEEMVPETQEEEFKDLNQRTGIREVSSTHPEEMVPETQEEDEFVSRTASQTADMDYIEPVKGESEEITAPGSAEEIAAPGSAEEIIEPGSAEEIIEPGSAEEITAPGSAEEIIEDGSAEEIIEPGSAEDIIEDGSAEEIIEPGSAEEQLSEDGSAEEIIEPGSAEEQLSEDGSAEEQMTEDGSAEEIIEDGSAEEIIEPGSAEEQLSEDGSAEEQMTGVFPQDEEMETSQPLEQVVGCSAHPSEHGVRPAVSAQTQECHRMFEPGTEEDNAELESETGSQSDHALAPDSDHPLAPDSDHPLAPDSDHPLAPDSALPYMPSPRYDEEEEEDDEEEEDFQELGQQTPAFVKQRKEEQTILRSASPVLSTDPRPVAGKSKPRQGRRRAADPTLPKSYVQNMFKHFAKTQVSKDVYPVVNEILQKYFKRVTEDLEAFASHAKRRTIEKEDVELLMRRQGFLTDRSPVNVLIEKFLPMEYRKLLIPIATSGNKVIPKQ from the exons ATGGATTCCTTGGAGGATGTCTCCGCGCGTTTAATTCTGAGAAATGTCCTACAAACAGAGGAAGCTAAGACTCCAGTGAACCAAAG ATTGACAAGGTCTCAAGCCCAGTCCGCCAAGACAAATCGAATGTCAACAAGGAAAATGGGGCGCGCATCTGGAGGTGGGACCCCTCTGGTTGCACTACGACACAAACTTAAGCAACAGCTACGTGAG GGTGCATCGAGTTCCTCAGCCCGTCGCAGCAAGCTGAAGGAGGCATCACCTAAAAAGCCTCCGCTGCCACTTCTAGATGATCCGGGTGCTACACCTCGTGTTTTATTGAGAGGCATCATGCAAACAC AAGCCGAAAAACCCATGGTGTCAAACCAGCCAAGTGCAAAGAAGTTGAAGACATCACACGGCCCCGCCACAGAAGAAGTGAAGCTCCCCCCCACAGAGACCAGTCTTTATGATGACACTCAGAG AGATCCAGAGGCCCAATCTGAGCTGGACTTGTCAAACGTTACTTTGGAGGTGATGCAGCCTGTCACAAAGGGATTGAGCCGCAAAAGAGACCCGCCCCCAATGAGTGTGTCCTGTTTTGAGAGACAGCTTGAGCATCTGACGG aagaagcagaagcagaagcagagccTGATGTATTGCAGGATTCCTCTGCCTCAAACAG TTCGCTCAGTCTTACTCTAAAGACACCGGCCATTCTTGCGAGCTCTAAGAGAAGCCAATTCCAGCGAAAACCAACCAATCTGAAACTGGTCACTGAGGAGGTGTTTGATGAAGCTCTACAAGTCCGTTTGCAAAAATATtcag AGCCATCTGAGTCACTAGCAAGCAGAATGGAAGGAGATTCCTCCTGGCAAGGATTCACTCTTGGCTTGTCTGATGTCACTGTTCCCGACCTCACCACTGATATAATAATGAGCAACACTGCGCTCTACCCCCGACCAGAAACAGCCGACAATGTGAAAGAGTTGCAGGCAAATCCCTCTCAGAAAGAGGAGTTTAAAG ATCTAAACCAACGGACTGGAATCAGAGAAGTGAGCAGTACACATCCTGAAGAGATGGTTCCTGAGACCCAGGAAGAGGAGTTTAAAGATCTAAACCAACGGACTGGAATCAGAGAAGTGAGCAGTACACATCCTGAAGAGATGGTTCCTGAGACCCAGGAGGAGGATGAGTTTGTGTCTAGGACAGCATCTCAGACTGCAGATATGGATTACATAGAACCTGTGAAGGGAGAGTCCGAAGAAATAACTGCGCCTGGATCTGCAGAAGAAATAGCTGCGCCTGGATCTGCAGAAGAAATAATTGAGCCTGGATCTGCAGAAGAAATAATTGAGCCTGGATCTGCAGAGGAAATAACTGCGCCTGGATCTGCAGAAGAAATAATAGAGGATGGATCTGCAGAGGAAATAATTGAGCCTGGATCTGCAGAAGACATAATTGAGGATGGATCTGCAGAAGAAATAATTGAGCCTGGATCTGCAGAAGAACAATTAAGTGAGGATGGATCTGCAGAAGAAATAATTGAGCCTGGATCTGCAGAAGAACAATTAAGTGAGGATGGATCTGCGGAAGAACAAATGACTGAGGATGGATCTGCAGAAGAAATAATTGAGGATGGATCTGCAGAAGAAATAATTGAGCCTGGATCTGCAGAAGAACAATTAAGTGAGGATGGATCTGCAGAAGAACAAATGACTGGGGTTTTTCCTCAAGACGAGGAGATGGAAACCTCCCAGCCCCTAGAGCAGGTCGTTGGCTGTAGTGCTCACCCATCTGAACATGGAGTCAGGCCTGCAGtgtctgcacagacacaggaaTGCCACCGCATGTTTGAGCCCGGAACAGAAGAAG ATAATGCTGAATTGGAATCGGAAACTGGAAGTCAATCTGATCATGCATTGGCTCCTGACTCTGATCATCCATTGGCTCCTGACTCTGATCATCCATTGGCTCCTGACTCTGATCATCCATTGGCTCCTGACTCTGCCCTGCCTTACATGCCGTCGCCGAGGtatgatgaggaggaagaggaggatgacgaggaggaagaagacTTTCAAG AGTTGGGTCAACAAACCCCTGCTTTTGTGAAACAGAGGAAGGAGGAGCAGACGATTCTCCGGTCCGCCTCCCCAGTTTTGAGCACAGATCCCAG aCCGGTTGCTGGTAAATCCAAGCCTCGCCAAGGAAGAAGACGTGCTGCTGATCCCACCCTTCCTAAGAGTTATGTTCAGAACATGTTCAAACACTTTGCCAAGACGCAAGTCTCCAAGGATGTCTATCCTGTGGTCAATGAGAT
- the cenpt gene encoding uncharacterized protein cenpt isoform X1: MDSLEDVSARLILRNVLQTEEAKTPVNQRLTRSQAQSAKTNRMSTRKMGRASGGGTPLVALRHKLKQQLREGASSSSARRSKLKEASPKKPPLPLLDDPGATPRVLLRGIMQTQAEKPMVSNQPSAKKLKTSHGPATEEVKLPPTETSLYDDTQRDPEAQSELDLSNVTLEVMQPVTKGLSRKRDPPPMSVSCFERQLEHLTEEAEAEAEPDVLQDSSASNSSLSLTLKTPAILASSKRSQFQRKPTNLKLVTEEVFDEALQVRLQKYSEPSESLASRMEGDSSWQGFTLGLSDVTVPDLTTDIIMSNTALYPRPETADNVKELQANPSQKEEFKDLNQRTGIREVSSTHPEEMVPETQEEEFKDLNQRTGIREVSSTHPEEMVPETQEEEFKDLNQRTGIREVSSTHPEEMVPETQEEDEFVSRTASQTADMDYIEPVKGESEEITAPGSAEEIAAPGSAEEIIEPGSAEEIIEPGSAEEITAPGSAEEIIEDGSAEEIIEPGSAEDIIEDGSAEEIIEPGSAEEQLSEDGSAEEIIEPGSAEEQLSEDGSAEEQMTEDGSAEEIIEDGSAEEIIEPGSAEEQLSEDGSAEEQMTGVFPQDEEMETSQPLEQVVGCSAHPSEHGVRPAVSAQTQECHRMFEPGTEEDNAELESETGSQSDHALAPDSDHPLAPDSDHPLAPDSDHPLAPDSALPYMPSPRYDEEEEEDDEEEEDFQELGQQTPAFVKQRKEEQTILRSASPVLSTDPRPVAGKSKPRQGRRRAADPTLPKSYVQNMFKHFAKTQVSKDVYPVVNEILQKYFKRVTEDLEAFASHAKRRTIEKEDVELLMRRQGFLTDRSPVNVLIEKFLPMEYRKLLIPIATSGNKVIPKQ; this comes from the exons ATGGATTCCTTGGAGGATGTCTCCGCGCGTTTAATTCTGAGAAATGTCCTACAAACAGAGGAAGCTAAGACTCCAGTGAACCAAAG ATTGACAAGGTCTCAAGCCCAGTCCGCCAAGACAAATCGAATGTCAACAAGGAAAATGGGGCGCGCATCTGGAGGTGGGACCCCTCTGGTTGCACTACGACACAAACTTAAGCAACAGCTACGTGAG GGTGCATCGAGTTCCTCAGCCCGTCGCAGCAAGCTGAAGGAGGCATCACCTAAAAAGCCTCCGCTGCCACTTCTAGATGATCCGGGTGCTACACCTCGTGTTTTATTGAGAGGCATCATGCAAACAC AAGCCGAAAAACCCATGGTGTCAAACCAGCCAAGTGCAAAGAAGTTGAAGACATCACACGGCCCCGCCACAGAAGAAGTGAAGCTCCCCCCCACAGAGACCAGTCTTTATGATGACACTCAGAG AGATCCAGAGGCCCAATCTGAGCTGGACTTGTCAAACGTTACTTTGGAGGTGATGCAGCCTGTCACAAAGGGATTGAGCCGCAAAAGAGACCCGCCCCCAATGAGTGTGTCCTGTTTTGAGAGACAGCTTGAGCATCTGACGG aagaagcagaagcagaagcagagccTGATGTATTGCAGGATTCCTCTGCCTCAAACAG TTCGCTCAGTCTTACTCTAAAGACACCGGCCATTCTTGCGAGCTCTAAGAGAAGCCAATTCCAGCGAAAACCAACCAATCTGAAACTGGTCACTGAGGAGGTGTTTGATGAAGCTCTACAAGTCCGTTTGCAAAAATATtcag AGCCATCTGAGTCACTAGCAAGCAGAATGGAAGGAGATTCCTCCTGGCAAGGATTCACTCTTGGCTTGTCTGATGTCACTGTTCCCGACCTCACCACTGATATAATAATGAGCAACACTGCGCTCTACCCCCGACCAGAAACAGCCGACAATGTGAAAGAGTTGCAGGCAAATCCCTCTCAGAAAGAGGAGTTTAAAGATCTAAACCAACGGACTGGAATCAGAGAAGTGAGCAGTACACATCCTGAAGAGATGGTTCCTGAGACCCAGGAAGAGGAGTTTAAAGATCTAAACCAACGGACTGGAATCAGAGAAGTGAGCAGTACACATCCTGAAGAGATGGTTCCTGAGACCCAGGAAGAGGAGTTTAAAGATCTAAACCAACGGACTGGAATCAGAGAAGTGAGCAGTACACATCCTGAAGAGATGGTTCCTGAGACCCAGGAGGAGGATGAGTTTGTGTCTAGGACAGCATCTCAGACTGCAGATATGGATTACATAGAACCTGTGAAGGGAGAGTCCGAAGAAATAACTGCGCCTGGATCTGCAGAAGAAATAGCTGCGCCTGGATCTGCAGAAGAAATAATTGAGCCTGGATCTGCAGAAGAAATAATTGAGCCTGGATCTGCAGAGGAAATAACTGCGCCTGGATCTGCAGAAGAAATAATAGAGGATGGATCTGCAGAGGAAATAATTGAGCCTGGATCTGCAGAAGACATAATTGAGGATGGATCTGCAGAAGAAATAATTGAGCCTGGATCTGCAGAAGAACAATTAAGTGAGGATGGATCTGCAGAAGAAATAATTGAGCCTGGATCTGCAGAAGAACAATTAAGTGAGGATGGATCTGCGGAAGAACAAATGACTGAGGATGGATCTGCAGAAGAAATAATTGAGGATGGATCTGCAGAAGAAATAATTGAGCCTGGATCTGCAGAAGAACAATTAAGTGAGGATGGATCTGCAGAAGAACAAATGACTGGGGTTTTTCCTCAAGACGAGGAGATGGAAACCTCCCAGCCCCTAGAGCAGGTCGTTGGCTGTAGTGCTCACCCATCTGAACATGGAGTCAGGCCTGCAGtgtctgcacagacacaggaaTGCCACCGCATGTTTGAGCCCGGAACAGAAGAAG ATAATGCTGAATTGGAATCGGAAACTGGAAGTCAATCTGATCATGCATTGGCTCCTGACTCTGATCATCCATTGGCTCCTGACTCTGATCATCCATTGGCTCCTGACTCTGATCATCCATTGGCTCCTGACTCTGCCCTGCCTTACATGCCGTCGCCGAGGtatgatgaggaggaagaggaggatgacgaggaggaagaagacTTTCAAG AGTTGGGTCAACAAACCCCTGCTTTTGTGAAACAGAGGAAGGAGGAGCAGACGATTCTCCGGTCCGCCTCCCCAGTTTTGAGCACAGATCCCAG aCCGGTTGCTGGTAAATCCAAGCCTCGCCAAGGAAGAAGACGTGCTGCTGATCCCACCCTTCCTAAGAGTTATGTTCAGAACATGTTCAAACACTTTGCCAAGACGCAAGTCTCCAAGGATGTCTATCCTGTGGTCAATGAGAT
- the cenpt gene encoding centromere protein T isoform X2, whose product MDSLEDVSARLILRNVLQTEEAKTPVNQRLTRSQAQSAKTNRMSTRKMGRASGGGTPLVALRHKLKQQLREGASSSSARRSKLKEASPKKPPLPLLDDPGATPRVLLRGIMQTQAEKPMVSNQPSAKKLKTSHGPATEEVKLPPTETSLYDDTQRDPEAQSELDLSNVTLEVMQPVTKGLSRKRDPPPMSVSCFERQLEHLTEEAEAEAEPDVLQDSSASNSSLSLTLKTPAILASSKRSQFQRKPTNLKLVTEEVFDEALQVRLQKYSEPSESLASRMEGDSSWQGFTLGLSDVTVPDLTTDIIMSNTALYPRPETADNVKELQANPSQKEEFKDLNQRTGIREVSSTHPEEMVPETQEEEFKDLNQRTGIREVSSTHPEEMVPETQEEEFKDLNQRTGIREVSSTHPEEMVPETQEEDEFVSRTASQTADMDYIEPVKGESEEITAPGSAEEIAAPGSAEEIIEPGSAEEIIEPGSAEEITAPGSAEEIIEDGSAEEIIEPGSAEDIIEDGSAEEIIEPGSAEEQLSEDGSAEEIIEPGSAEEQLSEDGSAEEQMTEDGSAEEQMTGVFPQDEEMETSQPLEQVVGCSAHPSEHGVRPAVSAQTQECHRMFEPGTEEDNAELESETGSQSDHALAPDSDHPLAPDSDHPLAPDSDHPLAPDSALPYMPSPRYDEEEEEDDEEEEDFQELGQQTPAFVKQRKEEQTILRSASPVLSTDPRPVAGKSKPRQGRRRAADPTLPKSYVQNMFKHFAKTQVSKDVYPVVNEILQKYFKRVTEDLEAFASHAKRRTIEKEDVELLMRRQGFLTDRSPVNVLIEKFLPMEYRKLLIPIATSGNKVIPKQ is encoded by the exons ATGGATTCCTTGGAGGATGTCTCCGCGCGTTTAATTCTGAGAAATGTCCTACAAACAGAGGAAGCTAAGACTCCAGTGAACCAAAG ATTGACAAGGTCTCAAGCCCAGTCCGCCAAGACAAATCGAATGTCAACAAGGAAAATGGGGCGCGCATCTGGAGGTGGGACCCCTCTGGTTGCACTACGACACAAACTTAAGCAACAGCTACGTGAG GGTGCATCGAGTTCCTCAGCCCGTCGCAGCAAGCTGAAGGAGGCATCACCTAAAAAGCCTCCGCTGCCACTTCTAGATGATCCGGGTGCTACACCTCGTGTTTTATTGAGAGGCATCATGCAAACAC AAGCCGAAAAACCCATGGTGTCAAACCAGCCAAGTGCAAAGAAGTTGAAGACATCACACGGCCCCGCCACAGAAGAAGTGAAGCTCCCCCCCACAGAGACCAGTCTTTATGATGACACTCAGAG AGATCCAGAGGCCCAATCTGAGCTGGACTTGTCAAACGTTACTTTGGAGGTGATGCAGCCTGTCACAAAGGGATTGAGCCGCAAAAGAGACCCGCCCCCAATGAGTGTGTCCTGTTTTGAGAGACAGCTTGAGCATCTGACGG aagaagcagaagcagaagcagagccTGATGTATTGCAGGATTCCTCTGCCTCAAACAG TTCGCTCAGTCTTACTCTAAAGACACCGGCCATTCTTGCGAGCTCTAAGAGAAGCCAATTCCAGCGAAAACCAACCAATCTGAAACTGGTCACTGAGGAGGTGTTTGATGAAGCTCTACAAGTCCGTTTGCAAAAATATtcag AGCCATCTGAGTCACTAGCAAGCAGAATGGAAGGAGATTCCTCCTGGCAAGGATTCACTCTTGGCTTGTCTGATGTCACTGTTCCCGACCTCACCACTGATATAATAATGAGCAACACTGCGCTCTACCCCCGACCAGAAACAGCCGACAATGTGAAAGAGTTGCAGGCAAATCCCTCTCAGAAAGAGGAGTTTAAAGATCTAAACCAACGGACTGGAATCAGAGAAGTGAGCAGTACACATCCTGAAGAGATGGTTCCTGAGACCCAGGAAGAGGAGTTTAAAGATCTAAACCAACGGACTGGAATCAGAGAAGTGAGCAGTACACATCCTGAAGAGATGGTTCCTGAGACCCAGGAAGAGGAGTTTAAAGATCTAAACCAACGGACTGGAATCAGAGAAGTGAGCAGTACACATCCTGAAGAGATGGTTCCTGAGACCCAGGAGGAGGATGAGTTTGTGTCTAGGACAGCATCTCAGACTGCAGATATGGATTACATAGAACCTGTGAAGGGAGAGTCCGAAGAAATAACTGCGCCTGGATCTGCAGAAGAAATAGCTGCGCCTGGATCTGCAGAAGAAATAATTGAGCCTGGATCTGCAGAAGAAATAATTGAGCCTGGATCTGCAGAGGAAATAACTGCGCCTGGATCTGCAGAAGAAATAATAGAGGATGGATCTGCAGAGGAAATAATTGAGCCTGGATCTGCAGAAGACATAATTGAGGATGGATCTGCAGAAGAAATAATTGAGCCTGGATCTGCAGAAGAACAATTAAGTGAGGATGGATCTGCAGAAGAAATAATTGAGCCTGGATCTGCAGAAGAACAATTAAGTGAGGATGGATCTGCGGAAGAACAAATGACTGAG GATGGATCTGCAGAAGAACAAATGACTGGGGTTTTTCCTCAAGACGAGGAGATGGAAACCTCCCAGCCCCTAGAGCAGGTCGTTGGCTGTAGTGCTCACCCATCTGAACATGGAGTCAGGCCTGCAGtgtctgcacagacacaggaaTGCCACCGCATGTTTGAGCCCGGAACAGAAGAAG ATAATGCTGAATTGGAATCGGAAACTGGAAGTCAATCTGATCATGCATTGGCTCCTGACTCTGATCATCCATTGGCTCCTGACTCTGATCATCCATTGGCTCCTGACTCTGATCATCCATTGGCTCCTGACTCTGCCCTGCCTTACATGCCGTCGCCGAGGtatgatgaggaggaagaggaggatgacgaggaggaagaagacTTTCAAG AGTTGGGTCAACAAACCCCTGCTTTTGTGAAACAGAGGAAGGAGGAGCAGACGATTCTCCGGTCCGCCTCCCCAGTTTTGAGCACAGATCCCAG aCCGGTTGCTGGTAAATCCAAGCCTCGCCAAGGAAGAAGACGTGCTGCTGATCCCACCCTTCCTAAGAGTTATGTTCAGAACATGTTCAAACACTTTGCCAAGACGCAAGTCTCCAAGGATGTCTATCCTGTGGTCAATGAGAT